The region GACCGCTGCGTCATCGGCGCCGGCGCCGTCGTCACCAAAGACATCCCCGCCGACCACTTCGCCGCTGGTAACCCCGCCCGCATCATCCGCCCAATCTGAACCCCAACCCTTCGATGGGTGGCACTCAAACTCTGCGTAGGGCGGGTAAGCAAAGCGCACCCGCCGTAACCCCACAACACCCACCCAACTTGCCGCCCGCCACTCCGCCCCGTAGAATCAAACCATAACCTCATGAACCAGACCCGCAACGGCTATGACAAACAAAGACCTTGATCGCTTGAGCGCCCACCTAGCCAACCGTTTCCCAGAGCTTGAGATTTGTGCGCTTATAGGCAGCCGGGCCAGAGGAGACGCCCACCCCGACAGCGACTGGGATTTTGCCATCCAGTGGCCCAAAGCCCTGAACGATACCTGGAACACACTTACCGAAACGGAAACATTACGACTGGATCTCGCCAACTGGCTGTCCGTCCCTGCAGAAGCCATTGATCTGGTGGAGCTACCGACGGCGGGACTGGCCATGAGAGCGGCGGTTGCCGAAGAGGGGCGCCCCCTGATAACCCGGCTCCCCTGGTTTCATTTTTTAAGCCGAACCTGGCGCGATCTGGAAGAACACTACTGGAACGATGTCTA is a window of Marinimicrobium sp. C6131 DNA encoding:
- a CDS encoding nucleotidyltransferase family protein, with the protein product MTNKDLDRLSAHLANRFPELEICALIGSRARGDAHPDSDWDFAIQWPKALNDTWNTLTETETLRLDLANWLSVPAEAIDLVELPTAGLAMRAAVAEEGRPLITRLPWFHFLSRTWRDLEEHYWNDVYAA